In one Cervus elaphus chromosome 9, mCerEla1.1, whole genome shotgun sequence genomic region, the following are encoded:
- the LOC122700966 gene encoding olfactory receptor 2T29-like, whose product MDNSTWVANYTGQLDLILMGLFSQSKYPILLCVVIFVIFLMALSGNIMLILLIYSDAHLHTPMYFFISQLSLMDMIYISVIVPKMLMDQVMGVNKISAPECGMQMFLYLTVGGSEYFLLAAMAYDRYVAICHPLHYSTLMSHKVWLLLVSGCWFLGSVDGFMLTPVTMTFPFCRSREIHHFFCEVPAVMKLSCSDTSLYETLMYLCCVLMLLIPVTVISSSYAFILLTIHRMNSAEGRKKAFMTCSSHMTVVILFYGTSTYSYMFPSSYHTSERDMAVSIFYTILTPVLNPLIYSLRNKDVTGALKNLLNVESAFQRTMK is encoded by the coding sequence atggacaacTCCACCTGGGTAGCCAACTACACTGGACAGTTGGATCTCATCCTCATGGGACTCTTCAGTCAGTCCAAGTACCCAATTCTTCTTTGTGTAGTCATTTTTGTGATTTTCCTGATGGCCCTGTCAGGGAATATCATGCTGATCCTTCTGATATATTCTGATGCCCACCTCCACACTCCCATGTACTTTTTCATCAGCCAATTGTCTCTCATGGACATGATATACATTTCTGTAATTGTTCCCAAGATGCTCATGGACCAGGTCATGGGAGTAAATAAGATCTCAGCCCCTGAATGTGGAATGCAAATGTTCCTCTATCTAACAGTAGGAGGTTCAGAATATTTCCTTCTGGCTGCCATGGCCTAtgatcgctatgtggccatctgtcatccactccactattctacCCTCATGAGTCATAAGGTGTGGCTCCTCCTGGTGTCTGGCTGCTGGTTCCTGGGATCAGTGGATGGCTTTATGCTCACACCAGTCACCATGacctttcccttctgcagatcCCGGGAGATCCATCACTTCTTCTGTGAGGTCCCTGCTGTAATGAAGCTCTCCTGCTCAGACACTTCCCTCTATGAGACACTCATGTACCTGTGCTGTGTCCTCATGCTCCTCATCCCTGTGACAGTCATTTCAAGCTCTTATGCATTCATCCTCCTCACCATCCACAGGATGAATTCAGCAGAGGGCAGGAAGAAGGCATTTATGACTTGTTCTTCCCACATGACTGTGGTCATCCTCTTCTATGGAACTTCAACCTACAGCTATATGTTCCCCAGCTCCTACCACACCTCTGAGAGGGACATGGCTGTATCTATCTTTTACACCATACTCACTCCTGTTCTAAACCCTTTAATCTATAGTCTTAGGAATAAGGATGTCACAGGGGCTCTAAAGAACTTGTTGAATGTGGAATCTGCCTTTCAGAGAACTATGAAATAA